The following DNA comes from Pseudomonas triticicola.
TGTCATTCCGCTTCTGCTTCGCGCTCATCAAAATCCAATTGCGCCTTGACGACTGTCGCCAGATGCACAATCGTCCAGATATGTAGAGCTTTGAAAGGTTCTTCCAGTGTCCGCCCAAGCGGCGTGATTCGATACTCCACCCCCACTTGTGAAGAGGGTATGACACGGCGCGCAAGGATCCCGTTGCGTTCGAGCCTTCTGAGCGCCTGGGTCAGCGCTTTTTGAGTGATACCGTCCAGGCACCGCCTCAGTTCGTTAAAGCGAAGCGGCTTTTCACACAGTGTCGTGAGAATCAACATCGTCCACTTGTCACCGATCTGATCCAACAAATAGCGGCTTGGACAGCTGGCCGTCCCGCTTGATATGTCGATGTTGGCATTATTCATGGATCACGCCTCGCGCTCGCGCATGTGGTGTATTTGGATATAC
Coding sequences within:
- a CDS encoding winged helix-turn-helix transcriptional regulator, with amino-acid sequence MNNANIDISSGTASCPSRYLLDQIGDKWTMLILTTLCEKPLRFNELRRCLDGITQKALTQALRRLERNGILARRVIPSSQVGVEYRITPLGRTLEEPFKALHIWTIVHLATVVKAQLDFDEREAEAE